In Microbacterium lushaniae, the following are encoded in one genomic region:
- a CDS encoding ABC transporter permease, protein MSTTTPQAPAAGTRGAALPARLASYGTLLGLLALIVLFAVLKPQVFLTPVNFTNILEQLAILAMIAAVQTVVMVVGDFDLSVGSLASLVGVITAQLLVGGMDPLVAVGLGLLTGLAAGAINGFLVAYLGLSAFIATLATMTSFTGLALLLSNGATVFGLPEGFVWLGQGRVGPVPVPVIVAVILVLLVWFALSKTVLGRSWYAVGGNAEAARLSGVNTKLVRFSAFVVAGFGAALAGIVLTARLASGHPTAADPLMLSSIAAVFLGITLSRAGQPTVGGTVVGLGIVGVLNNGLNILQVNSYVQQVLTGVIIVLAVSLSRLSRKRR, encoded by the coding sequence ATGTCCACGACCACTCCGCAGGCGCCCGCCGCCGGAACGCGCGGCGCAGCGCTGCCGGCCCGCCTCGCCTCCTACGGCACCCTGCTCGGCCTGCTCGCCCTCATCGTGCTGTTCGCGGTACTCAAGCCGCAGGTGTTCCTCACACCGGTGAACTTCACCAACATCCTCGAGCAGCTCGCGATCCTCGCCATGATCGCCGCCGTGCAGACGGTCGTCATGGTCGTCGGCGACTTCGACCTGTCGGTCGGATCGCTCGCGAGCCTCGTCGGCGTCATCACCGCCCAGCTCCTGGTGGGCGGGATGGATCCGCTGGTGGCGGTCGGACTGGGGCTGCTCACCGGGCTGGCCGCCGGTGCGATCAACGGATTCCTCGTGGCCTACCTGGGTCTGTCGGCGTTCATCGCGACCCTCGCCACGATGACCTCGTTCACGGGCTTGGCGCTGCTGCTGTCCAACGGCGCCACCGTCTTCGGCCTCCCGGAGGGTTTCGTGTGGCTCGGTCAGGGGCGGGTGGGCCCGGTTCCCGTTCCGGTCATCGTCGCGGTCATCCTCGTGCTGCTGGTGTGGTTCGCGCTGTCCAAGACCGTACTCGGGCGCAGCTGGTACGCCGTGGGCGGCAACGCGGAGGCGGCGCGACTGTCGGGCGTGAACACCAAGCTCGTGCGCTTCTCCGCGTTCGTCGTGGCCGGTTTCGGCGCGGCGCTGGCGGGCATCGTGCTGACCGCGCGGCTGGCATCGGGTCACCCCACCGCGGCCGACCCGCTCATGCTGTCCTCGATCGCCGCCGTCTTCCTCGGCATCACCCTCTCCCGGGCCGGCCAGCCCACCGTCGGCGGCACCGTCGTGGGCCTGGGCATCGTCGGCGTGCTCAACAACGGCCTGAACATCCTGCAGGTCAACAGCTACGTGCAGCAGGTTCTCACCGGCGTGATCATCGTCCTGGCCGTGAGCCTCAGCCGCCTGAGCCGGAAGCGGCGCTGA
- a CDS encoding xylulokinase, with product MTLIAGLDIGTSSVKLAVLTSEGAVIARATASYDTVHGAGGIIEQRPEDWWDAACRALADTGMAHRIDALGVTGQMQDLIVIGADGRSLRPALLYSDTRAGAQHERLRASIPEWERRTGNHQDLTNVAAKLAWLVEHEPRVLPEAAQLFFGAAGYLAWRAGGRATCDVTTASTTGLLDIDARTWLGDAIEASGAPADRFPALVGAEPGDALAGTVSPAAAAQLGVRAGIPVAVATGDAGSATDGLVGSTPGDAYLYLGTTGWLAGVTAGAPAEPSPIHSLVLPGWHHRLRIGAVQSAGSAAAWARRTFFPDSDFAAVEAAVADRVGDLSARPLCLPGLAGERTPVRDGHFRGAFVGVTEATDAADHYLAVLTGVAMGLRHAAEAMQIHQTRIPAVGGAVASPAWRQILADVFDATIVTGDAEDPGCVSAARAAAEATGLGGRIRPLLAPGAVVEETHPGPARSGYGRLLAAHRELYPALAGTFHALAGMSPQALPDE from the coding sequence ATGACCCTGATCGCGGGCCTGGACATCGGCACGTCGAGCGTCAAGCTCGCCGTGCTGACGTCCGAGGGAGCGGTGATCGCGCGGGCCACCGCGTCGTACGACACCGTCCACGGCGCCGGCGGCATCATCGAGCAGCGCCCCGAGGACTGGTGGGATGCGGCGTGCCGTGCGCTCGCCGACACCGGCATGGCCCACCGCATCGACGCCCTCGGCGTCACAGGGCAGATGCAGGACCTCATTGTCATCGGCGCCGACGGCCGGTCGCTGCGCCCCGCGCTGCTGTACTCCGACACGCGCGCGGGCGCCCAGCATGAGCGGCTGCGCGCGAGCATCCCCGAGTGGGAGCGGCGCACGGGCAACCACCAGGACCTCACGAACGTCGCCGCGAAGCTCGCGTGGCTCGTCGAGCACGAACCGCGTGTCCTCCCGGAGGCGGCGCAGCTGTTCTTCGGCGCCGCGGGCTACCTGGCGTGGCGCGCGGGGGGCCGGGCGACGTGCGACGTGACGACCGCGTCGACGACCGGACTGCTCGACATCGACGCGCGCACATGGCTCGGCGACGCCATCGAGGCATCCGGCGCACCCGCCGACCGCTTCCCCGCTCTTGTGGGCGCCGAGCCCGGCGACGCACTGGCCGGGACCGTCTCGCCCGCGGCCGCCGCCCAGCTCGGCGTGCGGGCGGGCATCCCCGTCGCCGTCGCCACCGGAGACGCCGGCTCGGCCACCGACGGCCTGGTCGGATCCACCCCCGGCGACGCGTACCTGTACCTCGGCACCACCGGGTGGCTCGCGGGCGTGACCGCCGGCGCACCGGCCGAACCCTCGCCCATCCACTCCCTCGTGCTCCCCGGATGGCACCACCGCCTGCGCATCGGCGCCGTGCAGTCGGCCGGATCGGCGGCGGCGTGGGCGCGGCGCACGTTCTTCCCCGACAGCGACTTCGCCGCCGTGGAGGCAGCCGTAGCCGATCGCGTCGGCGACCTCTCCGCCCGCCCGCTGTGCCTTCCGGGGCTCGCGGGGGAGCGCACGCCGGTGCGCGACGGGCACTTCCGTGGCGCTTTCGTCGGCGTGACGGAGGCCACGGATGCCGCCGACCACTACCTCGCGGTGCTCACCGGCGTCGCGATGGGTCTTCGCCACGCGGCCGAGGCGATGCAGATCCACCAGACCCGCATCCCCGCCGTCGGGGGTGCGGTCGCCTCGCCGGCGTGGCGGCAGATCCTCGCCGACGTCTTCGACGCGACGATCGTCACGGGTGACGCGGAAGACCCGGGATGCGTGTCGGCGGCACGCGCCGCCGCCGAGGCGACAGGGCTGGGTGGCCGCATCCGGCCACTGCTGGCACCGGGCGCCGTCGTAGAGGAGACCCACCCGGGTCCCGCCCGCAGCGGCTACGGGCGCCTGCTGGCAGCGCACCGCGAGCTCTACCCGGCTCTCGCGGGGACATTCCACGCCCTCGCGGGGATGTCGCCGCAAGCGCTGCCCGACGAGTGA
- a CDS encoding sugar ABC transporter substrate-binding protein, protein MKLNRTLAALTVTAVAGLGLTACAGGAEAGDGGDGVTVTVVTPYLANAATKEAIDLFTAEGEERGWTVSVVDTAGDMNKLNSAFQDAAAQQPDAIVLGTGDPTQISLGLKAAADADVPVFAIDAGAADGIAANVTSDNVDLGQQSANALIEAMGGSGSVVMLTHDPHPGVRARAEGAREVFQAAGIEIVEEKHVNVPGPVDDARTSVQDVISARGGDVTGIWGGWDEPALGAVQALQAAGVSDIPVVGVDGQDFALAEIEKGGPFVATVKQDWAAIVVQVADLIGDYVEDGTEPEQGQYELPGTLVTQP, encoded by the coding sequence ATGAAGTTGAACAGAACCCTCGCGGCCCTGACCGTGACCGCCGTGGCCGGCCTCGGCCTCACCGCATGCGCAGGCGGTGCGGAGGCGGGCGACGGCGGTGACGGGGTCACCGTCACCGTGGTCACGCCGTACCTGGCCAACGCCGCGACGAAAGAGGCGATCGACCTCTTCACCGCGGAGGGCGAGGAGCGCGGCTGGACGGTCTCGGTCGTCGACACCGCCGGCGACATGAACAAGCTCAACAGCGCGTTCCAGGACGCCGCGGCCCAGCAGCCCGACGCCATCGTTCTCGGCACGGGCGACCCGACGCAGATCTCGCTGGGGTTGAAGGCCGCCGCCGACGCCGACGTGCCGGTGTTCGCGATCGATGCCGGCGCGGCCGATGGCATCGCCGCGAACGTCACGAGCGACAACGTCGATCTCGGGCAGCAGAGCGCCAATGCCCTCATCGAGGCGATGGGCGGCTCCGGATCGGTCGTCATGCTCACCCACGACCCGCACCCCGGCGTGCGTGCGCGCGCCGAGGGCGCCCGCGAGGTGTTCCAGGCGGCGGGCATCGAGATCGTCGAGGAGAAGCACGTCAACGTTCCCGGACCGGTGGATGACGCGCGAACCTCGGTACAGGACGTCATCTCCGCCCGGGGCGGCGACGTCACCGGCATCTGGGGCGGCTGGGACGAGCCGGCCCTCGGGGCCGTGCAGGCGCTGCAGGCCGCCGGGGTCAGCGACATCCCGGTGGTCGGGGTGGACGGTCAGGACTTCGCGCTCGCCGAGATCGAGAAGGGCGGACCGTTCGTCGCCACCGTCAAGCAGGACTGGGCGGCGATCGTCGTTCAGGTGGCCGACCTCATCGGCGACTACGTCGAGGACGGCACCGAGCCCGAGCAGGGCCAGTACGAACTGCCGGGGACCCTGGTCACCCAGCCCTGA
- a CDS encoding MFS transporter — protein MAHAPTRSQLVRWRAAIFAIFLASGLSIATWASRVPAIKSGLEIDNIAVGLLLLGAGIASIIGLSIAPIVLARAGARRGMLTALVIVGIGVATIGIGTDLLSSYPVVLVGLALFGFGNGAVDVMMNVQGAAIEKSSGRTLLPLFHAFFSFGTVIGAGLGVVAAALEITVVAHTGLMGAVIVLLALVSVAGIPAREDAGVDAAPAARPPWRERVLVAVSAWREPRTYALGVIMLGMAFAEGGANDWMPLAVVEDHGADEALGAAALTVFSVAMTVVRVLGGPLVDRVGRVAVLRTLAFTAAAGLLLFIFAPTLPLVFLGAALWGAGASLGFPLGMSAAADDPEKAPARVSAAATIGYVAFLCGPPILGFISENVGLLNTLLVIVVLIVLSGLFSSAARPLAVASADAPVGAPSRSRPSER, from the coding sequence ATGGCCCACGCCCCCACCCGATCTCAGCTCGTGCGCTGGCGCGCCGCGATCTTCGCCATCTTCCTGGCCAGCGGCTTGAGCATCGCCACGTGGGCCTCTCGCGTGCCGGCGATCAAGTCGGGGCTGGAGATCGACAACATCGCGGTCGGCCTGCTGCTCCTGGGCGCGGGGATCGCCTCGATCATCGGCCTGTCGATCGCGCCGATCGTCCTGGCCCGGGCGGGAGCACGGCGCGGGATGCTGACGGCCCTCGTGATCGTCGGCATCGGCGTCGCGACCATCGGCATCGGCACCGACCTGCTGTCCTCCTACCCCGTGGTGCTGGTCGGTCTCGCGCTCTTCGGGTTCGGCAACGGCGCGGTCGACGTCATGATGAACGTCCAGGGCGCCGCGATCGAGAAGTCCAGCGGCCGCACGCTGCTGCCGCTGTTCCACGCCTTCTTCAGCTTCGGCACCGTGATCGGCGCAGGGCTGGGGGTGGTGGCGGCGGCTCTCGAGATCACCGTGGTCGCCCACACCGGCCTCATGGGCGCAGTGATCGTGCTCCTCGCGCTGGTCAGCGTCGCCGGCATCCCCGCGCGGGAGGATGCCGGCGTGGATGCCGCCCCGGCCGCGCGCCCGCCGTGGCGCGAGCGCGTCCTCGTCGCCGTCAGCGCGTGGCGCGAGCCGCGCACGTACGCGCTCGGCGTCATCATGCTGGGCATGGCGTTCGCGGAGGGCGGCGCCAACGACTGGATGCCGCTCGCGGTGGTCGAGGACCACGGCGCGGACGAGGCGCTCGGGGCGGCCGCGCTCACCGTCTTCTCGGTCGCGATGACCGTCGTCCGGGTGCTCGGGGGACCGCTCGTGGATCGGGTGGGACGCGTGGCGGTGCTGCGCACGCTCGCCTTCACCGCCGCGGCGGGGCTCCTCCTGTTCATCTTCGCCCCCACCCTCCCCCTCGTCTTCCTCGGGGCCGCCCTGTGGGGCGCGGGCGCGTCGCTGGGATTCCCGCTGGGGATGTCGGCGGCCGCGGACGACCCGGAGAAGGCGCCCGCGCGTGTGAGCGCCGCCGCGACGATCGGCTACGTCGCGTTCCTGTGCGGACCGCCGATCCTCGGCTTCATCAGCGAGAACGTGGGACTGCTGAACACCCTGCTGGTGATCGTCGTCCTGATCGTGCTGTCGGGCCTGTTCTCCTCCGCCGCGCGCCCGCTGGCGGTCGCATCCGCCGACGCGCCCGTCGGCGCGCCCTCGCGTTCCCGCCCGTCCGAGCGCTGA
- a CDS encoding substrate-binding domain-containing protein, producing MSARRATIADVARGAGVSPSTASVVFSGRAPVTDATRQRVIEAAERLGYTGPDPRAASLRRGSSGIVGVVVGARLGAVFSDPVTRLQMDGLAEGLAGVGAGLLLLQDSGGDAAGPSLLTTPLDAAVLVGCSARMRESLQVLRARDVPVVVIEGDGGAGVPQIRLDNREAQRELAAHLAGLGHRDVAILTLPTSAGRPPGWLDAAAEGQIQVDVAADRLAGAREVYPDAPAYAAGASLIDEGLAAGRVLLADPAARPTAVIAQSDLLAAGVVRAAEERGLRVPHDLSVTGFDGVVVDGLSPYELSTAVQPAAEKGRAAGRAVAAMLAGSPAETLRLTCTFHAGNTTGPAPAR from the coding sequence ATGAGTGCGCGCCGAGCTACCATCGCCGACGTCGCCCGCGGGGCGGGGGTATCGCCCTCGACCGCCTCGGTGGTCTTCAGCGGACGGGCGCCGGTCACCGATGCGACGCGACAGCGCGTGATCGAGGCCGCCGAGCGCCTGGGCTACACCGGTCCCGACCCGCGGGCCGCGTCGCTTCGGCGGGGGAGCTCGGGAATCGTCGGAGTCGTCGTCGGCGCGCGCCTGGGAGCGGTCTTCTCCGATCCGGTCACCCGGCTCCAGATGGACGGCCTGGCCGAGGGTCTCGCCGGCGTCGGTGCCGGCTTGCTCCTGCTGCAGGACAGCGGCGGGGATGCGGCCGGGCCGTCGCTTCTGACGACCCCCCTGGACGCGGCCGTCCTCGTGGGCTGCAGCGCGCGGATGCGCGAGTCGCTGCAGGTGCTGCGCGCCCGAGACGTGCCGGTCGTGGTCATCGAGGGAGACGGCGGCGCCGGCGTGCCGCAGATCAGGCTCGACAACCGCGAGGCGCAACGCGAGCTCGCCGCCCACCTGGCCGGCCTCGGGCACCGTGACGTCGCGATCCTGACGCTGCCGACGTCGGCGGGCCGCCCGCCGGGGTGGCTGGATGCCGCAGCGGAGGGGCAGATCCAGGTCGATGTCGCCGCCGACCGCCTCGCGGGAGCGCGAGAGGTCTACCCCGATGCGCCGGCCTACGCCGCCGGGGCCAGCCTCATCGACGAGGGCCTGGCGGCGGGCAGGGTGCTCCTGGCCGACCCCGCCGCCCGCCCCACCGCGGTCATCGCCCAGAGCGACCTCCTCGCCGCGGGCGTCGTGCGCGCTGCGGAGGAGAGAGGCCTGCGGGTTCCGCACGACCTCAGCGTCACCGGGTTCGACGGCGTCGTCGTGGACGGGCTCTCGCCGTACGAGCTGTCCACGGCGGTGCAGCCCGCGGCCGAGAAGGGACGTGCCGCCGGTCGCGCGGTCGCCGCGATGCTGGCGGGATCGCCCGCCGAGACCCTGCGGCTGACGTGCACGTTCCACGCGGGGAACACGACGGGCCCCGCGCCGGCACGCTGA